In Anthonomus grandis grandis chromosome 6, icAntGran1.3, whole genome shotgun sequence, one DNA window encodes the following:
- the LOC126737112 gene encoding G protein alpha q subunit-like: MACFQSDEAKEQKRINAEIEKQLKRDKRDARRELKLLLLGTGESGKSTFIKQMRIIHGAGYSDEDKRGFVKLVFQNIFMAMQSMLRAMELLQISFGDKASEDKAELIKGVDYETVTSFENPYGDAIADLWSDSGVQECYDRRREYQLTDSAKYYLSDLPRIRDPDYLPTEQDILRARAPTTGILEYPFDLDSIIFRMVDVGGQRSERRKWIHCFENVTSIIFLVALSEYDQILFESENENRMEESKALFKTIICYPWFQNSSIILFLNKKDLLEEKIMTSHLVDYFPDFDGPKQDHISAREFILKGYLKENPDPERQCYSHFTTATDTENIKLVFCAVKDTIMQSALKEFNLA, translated from the exons ATGGCTTGTTTTCAATCCGATGAGGCCAAGGAACAAAAAAGAATCAACGCCGAAATAGAAAAACAGTTAAAAAGGGATAAGAGAGATGCTAGGAGGGAGTTGAAACTACTTTTGCTAG GTACTGGTGAGTCCGGTAAGTCAACCTTTATCAAACAGATGCGAATCATTCACGGTGCTGGTTATTCTGACGAAGACAAACGTGGATTCGTGAAGTTAGtctttcaaaacatttttatggcGATGCAAAGTATGCTGAGGGCCATGGAGTTGTTGCAAATATCGTTCGGAGATAAAGCAAGTGAA GACAAGGCAGAGCTAATAAAAGGTGTAGATTATGAGACAGTCACTAGCTTCGAAAATCCTTATGGTGACGCGATTGCTGACTTATGGAGCGACTCGGGAGTTCAAGAATGTTATGATAGGCGAAGAGAATATCAACTTACGGATTCGGCAAAATA CTATCTATCCGATTTACCAAGAATAAGAGATCCAGATTACCTTCCCACAGAACAGGATATTCTGAGAGCTAGGGCACCAACTACTGGTATACTAGAATATCCTTTTGATTTGGATAGTATTATATTTAG GATGGTAGACGTAGGCGGGCAGAGATCAGAAAGAAGAAAATGGATTCATTGCTTTGAAAATGTTACTTCCATTATCTTTTTAGTAGCCCTTAGTGAATAtgaccaaattttatttgagtCTGAAAACgag aaccgGATGGAGGAATCAAAAGCCTTATTTAAAACCATCATTTGTTATCCATGGTTTCAAAACTCGtcgattattttgtttttgaataagAAAGATTTATTGGAAGAGAAAATTATGACTTCACatttagttgactattttccaGATTTTGATG GTCCAAAACAAGATCACATTTCCGCAAGAGAATTTATCTTAAAAGGATATCTAAAAGAAAATCCAGATCCGGAACGACAATGTTATTCTCATTTTACTACAGCTACAG ATACTGAAAATATCAAGCTTGTATTTTGTGCAGTGAAAGACACTATTATGCAGTCTGCTTTAAAGGAGTTCAACTTGGCCTAG